The Oxyura jamaicensis isolate SHBP4307 breed ruddy duck unplaced genomic scaffold, BPBGC_Ojam_1.0 oxyUn_random_OJ72840, whole genome shotgun sequence genome window below encodes:
- the LOC118159976 gene encoding olfactory receptor 14C36-like yields MANSLWDTRTISYAGCATQVFMFVAFITAEFYLLTFMAYDRYVAICRPLHYGTIMTSRTCVTMAAAAWGAGVLSTVLHTANTFSLPLCQGNALDQFFCEIPQILKLSCSDAYLREVHFIIFCFCSGTACIAFIVLSYVQIFRAVLRIPLEQGRHKAFSMCLPHLAVVSVFSSTIMFAYLMPSSVSSSFLNLLLEVLYSVVPPIVNPLIYSMRNKELNGALRKLMISMFFSTLKVPCPVYK; encoded by the coding sequence atggccaattcccTGTGGGACACCAGGACCATTTCCTATGCAGGTTGTGCTACTCAGGTCTTCATGTTTGTTGCCTTTATCACAGCAGAGTTTTATCTTCTCACCTTCATGGCCTAtgaccgctacgttgccatctgcagACCCCTGCACTATGGGACAATAATGACCAGCAGAACTTGTGTCaccatggcagcagctgcatggGGTGCTGGTGTTCTCAGTACTGTTCTGCACActgccaatacattttccctccccctctgccaaggcaatgccctggaccagttcttctgtgaaattccccagatcctcaagctctcctgctcagatgcctacctcaGAGAAGTCCATTTCAtcatcttttgcttttgttcaggTACAGCATGTATTGCTTTCATTGTtctgtcctatgtgcagatcttcagggctgtgctgaggattCCCTTGGAGCAGGGACgacacaaagccttttccatgtGCCTCCCTCACCTTGCTGTGGTCTCTGTGTTCAGCAGCACCATCATGTTTGCCTACCTGATGCCCTCCTCAGTCTCTTCCTCATTTCTGAACCTTTTGCTGGAAGTTCTGTACTCAGTGGTACCTCCTATAGTGAACCCCCTAATCTACAGTATGAGGAACAAGGAGCTCAACGGTGCACTTAGGAAATTGATGATATCGATGTTTTTCAGTACTCTTAAAGTTCCCTGCCCAGTCTATAAATGA
- the LOC118159979 gene encoding olfactory receptor 14C36-like, producing the protein MRNGFVFCREVCPNSSLSFPFGTVVWAKREKMSNSSSITEFLLLAFADMQDLQLLHFSLFLVIYLTALLGNGLIITAVACDHRLHTPMYFFLLNLSLFDLGSISTTLPKAMANTLWDTRAISYSGCAAQVFLLVFLISGEYFLLTVMAYDRYVAICKPLHYGTLIGGRICVKMAAVAWGSGFLNAMVHTVNTFSLPLCHGNALNQFFCEIPQILKLSCSDAYLREVVLIVVSACLLFACFVFLVLSYVQIFRAVLRIPSDQGRHKAFSTCLPHLAVVSLFLSTVMFSYLKPPSISFPSLDLAMTVLYSVVSPAVNPLIYSMRNQELKRALKKLILLVVIKKK; encoded by the coding sequence ATGAgaaatggctttgttttttgcAGAGAAGTCTGTCCTAACTCTTccctgtcttttccttttgggaCAGTTGTCTGGGccaaaagggagaaaatgtccaacagcagctccatcactgagttcctcctcctggcatTTGCAGACATGCAGGACCTGCAGCTCTTGCACTTCTCACTCTTCCTGGTCATCTACCTGactgccctcctgggcaatgGCCTCATCATAACAGCCGTAGCCtgcgaccaccgcctccacacccccatgtacttcttcctcctcaacctctcCCTCTTTGACTTGGGCTCCATttccaccactctccccaaagccatggccaataCTTTGTGGGACACCAGGGCTATCTCCTACTCAGGTTGTGCTGCCCAGgtctttctgcttgtttttttgatttCAGGAGAgtattttcttctcactgtcatggcctatgaccgctatgttgccatctgcaaaccCCTACATTATGGTACCCTCATAGGTGGCAGGATTTGTGTCAAAATGGCAGCAGTTGcatggggcagtggctttctcaatgcCATGGTGCACACTGTCAATAcattttccctccccctctgcCATGGCAATGCTCTgaaccagttcttctgtgaaattccccaGATTCTCAaactctcctgctcagatgcctaTCTCAGGGAAGTTGTGCTTATTGTGGTTTCTGCATGTTTactttttgcatgttttgttttccttgtgctgTCCTACGTGCAGATCTTCAGAGCTGTACTGAGGATCCCCTCGGACcagggccggcacaaagccttttccacatgcctccctcacctggctgtggtctcCCTGTTTCTCAGCACTGTCATGTTTTCTTATCTTAAGCCTCCCTCCATCTCCTTCCCATCCTTGGATCTTGCGATGACAGTTTTGTACTCAGTGGTgtctccagcagtgaacccactcatctacagcatgaggaaccaggagctcaaaAGGGCACTGAAGAAACTGATCCTACTGGTGGtaattaagaagaaataa